A genome region from Pseudanabaena sp. Chao 1811 includes the following:
- a CDS encoding PAS domain-containing protein: MTEHHQTKRSPFFNISLQWVVVVPFVVQTFGIVGLVGYLSYKSGQQAVENLASQLLRQTSGRVSDQLNNYLQRSQQIVEANHLAVQQGTLNLDDKEQLRQQLWQQFLLNPSLPANGFWSDDGNSIGYLRVNSKEMQQFAEKATGKSIPIGSIFFQEIIPNQRRYYRVDDQGNPNQLFLQINDDFRTIDWYRQAKNLGKQAWTSISLGRILPMLQTVAIAPIYDVNEKFSALFTANYFLSDISLLLTQLKFTPTGQIFVIEKSGEMVATSVAAESAGLKRIEGKFSRLYATDSQNEIIRQVSQQLIQQFGNFENLREPQQLDVMVAGQRKFVQITPYQDKYGLDWQVVTIIPESDFIGEIQANLRHTFLLCGLALLTSICLGIWTSRRIGRSLSHLTQATKSFSENRREQTIPDTRITEVQVLKESLHQMMIDLHDADQMRLNYERDLEQQVAQKTADLMEAQRIARIGSWEFDVATGVSTWSEQQFLILGFDPHVPLPSYDNFFDILPLEDQPKLRASVEEAIANGTPYMVEHGIIRPDGSICHIISRGEAVYNEQGQVIKLVGTITDISDRKQAEIALKENETQLLNLFSSMKDYIFVLNAEGRYLKVAPTQANIESNGSVKLNQTIHQHLPHQAVDLFLGAIQKVLTTQKSVELEYSLEIMGKEQWFSTIVSPLDLESVLWVARNITDRKQAEIALQESEDRRQLALSLTNTGSWEFDVATGEAIWSGTHYRLMGLVPYELSSNYQTWRDRVHPEDLEWVEAAFNHALETHSLLDVEYRILYPDGTLRWVLTKGQGIYNQDGQAEKMIGVMLDISDRKALEIALKDSETNLSDILNSATAVITRVEINRDGTWNIKYVSRACEAISGYSPQELIDDQALWVSSIYPEDWQILGDKIYADIFNELGGSYIYRFRHKDGSLRWISQTNHSRWDPSLDVYVVTMLTSDVSDRKRLEQELNYSLDLRELLFNESTDALFLVDSETSLIFDCNQQAIKLFEADSKNQLLNIVGRILHKNDLTAQELAWINQEMDKKGFCNLEVEYVTFKGNYFWGDLLLKRITFGERCFSLARIADISIRKQAEFALASSKAAAEEATRAKSAFLANMSHEIRTPMNGVIGMTQLLETTELTEEQQDFVKTIADSGEALLAVINDILDFSKIESGMLTIESRDFVLQDLVKLVCDIFRNQAIAKQIDLKYIIAPDVPTTVIGDRDRLRQILLNLVGNAIKFTLQGQVVISVNGRFAEANKFELKFAIADTGIGIKSERIDQLFQPFTQVDASISRQYGGTGLGLAISKRLVELMGGTIWVESLQHIGGNPPYDWQSELITQGSTFHFTLEVLTNSDFSQTQETLIRKISKTLIDNTISQKFPLRILLAEDNLVNQMVTSSLLKKLGYQVHIANNGLEAVEAIKKQPYDLIIMDVQMPEMDGLMATRLIRAYLSNHDNAERTVNPVKIVAMTANAMPEDRQACLEAGMDDYISKPINLQEIIRIVSFNQC; the protein is encoded by the coding sequence ATGACGGAACATCATCAAACAAAGCGATCGCCTTTTTTTAACATCTCTTTGCAATGGGTGGTGGTAGTGCCGTTTGTGGTTCAAACCTTTGGGATTGTGGGATTAGTAGGCTATTTGTCCTATAAAAGTGGACAGCAAGCTGTAGAAAATTTAGCCAGTCAATTACTGAGACAAACTTCAGGAAGGGTTAGCGATCAACTCAATAATTACTTACAGCGATCGCAACAGATTGTAGAAGCTAATCATTTGGCGGTGCAGCAAGGAACCCTCAATCTTGATGATAAAGAACAATTACGACAACAACTTTGGCAACAGTTCCTGTTAAATCCATCGCTTCCTGCCAATGGATTTTGGAGTGATGACGGCAACTCAATTGGATACTTGAGAGTTAACTCAAAGGAAATGCAACAGTTCGCGGAAAAAGCGACAGGTAAAAGTATTCCCATTGGCTCCATTTTCTTTCAAGAAATCATTCCTAATCAGCGTCGATACTATAGGGTTGATGATCAAGGCAACCCGAATCAACTATTTCTGCAAATAAATGACGACTTCCGCACAATTGATTGGTATAGACAAGCGAAAAATCTGGGAAAACAAGCATGGACATCAATATCTTTAGGCAGAATTCTTCCCATGTTGCAAACAGTAGCGATCGCTCCTATATATGATGTGAATGAAAAATTTTCTGCTTTGTTTACAGCAAATTATTTCCTCTCGGATATTAGTTTGTTGCTCACACAGTTAAAATTTACGCCTACTGGACAGATATTTGTGATTGAGAAGTCGGGGGAGATGGTCGCGACATCTGTGGCTGCGGAATCAGCAGGACTGAAAAGGATAGAAGGAAAGTTTTCTCGCCTATATGCTACAGACAGCCAAAATGAGATTATAAGACAAGTTTCTCAACAATTAATTCAGCAATTTGGCAATTTTGAGAATCTGAGGGAGCCACAACAACTAGATGTAATGGTTGCTGGCCAGAGGAAATTTGTGCAAATCACTCCCTATCAAGACAAATATGGTTTGGATTGGCAAGTGGTCACGATAATTCCTGAGTCCGATTTTATAGGAGAGATTCAGGCGAACTTACGGCATACATTTTTGTTATGTGGACTAGCGCTGTTAACTTCAATCTGTCTCGGAATTTGGACATCTCGCCGTATTGGGCGATCGCTATCGCATCTTACTCAAGCTACCAAGTCTTTCTCAGAGAATCGGCGTGAGCAAACTATCCCCGATACGCGCATTACAGAAGTTCAGGTTTTAAAAGAATCCCTACATCAGATGATGATTGATCTCCATGATGCCGATCAAATGCGCTTAAATTACGAACGTGATTTAGAACAACAGGTTGCTCAGAAAACCGCAGATCTAATGGAAGCTCAACGCATTGCAAGGATCGGTAGTTGGGAGTTTGATGTAGCAACAGGTGTTAGTACTTGGTCAGAGCAGCAATTTCTCATTCTCGGATTTGATCCTCATGTACCCTTACCAAGCTATGACAACTTTTTCGATATACTGCCTCTTGAGGATCAGCCCAAACTACGTGCATCGGTAGAAGAGGCGATCGCAAATGGTACACCCTATATGGTCGAACATGGCATTATTCGACCTGATGGCTCGATTTGTCATATCATCAGCCGAGGCGAGGCGGTCTATAACGAACAGGGGCAGGTAATCAAATTAGTTGGCACGATTACCGATATTAGTGATCGCAAGCAAGCCGAGATTGCTCTAAAGGAAAACGAAACTCAACTACTCAATCTCTTCTCTAGCATGAAGGATTATATCTTTGTGCTAAATGCTGAGGGTAGATATCTTAAGGTTGCACCGACTCAAGCCAATATTGAAAGCAATGGTAGCGTTAAATTAAATCAAACTATCCACCAACACTTACCACACCAAGCTGTTGATCTGTTTTTAGGAGCCATTCAAAAAGTTCTCACGACCCAAAAAAGTGTCGAACTAGAATATAGTTTGGAAATTATGGGTAAAGAACAATGGTTCTCAACCATCGTGTCACCGCTAGATCTCGAATCAGTATTATGGGTTGCTCGTAATATTACCGATCGCAAGCAAGCAGAAATAGCATTGCAGGAAAGTGAAGACCGTAGACAGCTAGCCCTTAGTTTGACTAATACAGGAAGTTGGGAATTTGATGTTGCTACAGGTGAAGCGATTTGGAGTGGTACTCACTATCGGTTGATGGGACTGGTTCCCTATGAACTATCTAGCAATTACCAAACATGGCGCGATCGCGTTCATCCCGAAGATCTTGAATGGGTTGAAGCAGCATTCAATCATGCTTTAGAGACGCATTCCTTACTAGATGTTGAATATCGGATTTTATATCCTGACGGCACTTTGCGATGGGTGCTCACTAAGGGACAGGGTATTTATAATCAAGATGGTCAAGCAGAGAAAATGATTGGCGTGATGCTTGATATTAGCGATCGCAAAGCATTAGAAATTGCCTTAAAAGATTCCGAAACAAATCTGAGCGATATTTTAAATAGTGCCACGGCAGTAATTACAAGGGTAGAAATTAACAGAGATGGCACATGGAATATCAAGTATGTTTCTAGAGCCTGTGAAGCAATCTCTGGTTATAGTCCTCAGGAATTAATTGATGATCAAGCCCTTTGGGTCAGTTCAATTTATCCTGAAGATTGGCAAATTCTTGGAGATAAAATTTACGCAGATATTTTTAATGAGCTGGGTGGAAGTTATATCTATAGATTTCGACATAAAGACGGATCTCTCCGTTGGATTTCGCAAACAAACCATTCTCGCTGGGATCCATCCCTAGATGTCTATGTTGTTACGATGCTAACTTCAGATGTGAGCGATCGTAAGCGTTTAGAACAGGAGCTAAACTACAGCCTCGATTTACGAGAACTACTTTTTAATGAATCCACTGATGCTCTGTTCTTGGTAGATAGTGAGACTTCACTCATATTTGACTGCAATCAGCAGGCTATCAAGCTATTTGAAGCCGATAGTAAAAATCAATTACTTAACATTGTGGGTCGTATTCTGCACAAAAATGATTTGACTGCTCAGGAACTTGCTTGGATTAATCAAGAAATGGATAAAAAAGGCTTCTGTAATTTAGAAGTAGAATATGTCACTTTCAAAGGAAATTACTTCTGGGGAGATCTTTTGCTTAAGAGAATTACTTTTGGTGAAAGATGTTTTAGTCTGGCACGCATAGCGGATATTAGTATTCGCAAGCAAGCAGAATTTGCCTTGGCTTCATCCAAGGCAGCCGCAGAAGAAGCTACGAGAGCTAAAAGTGCATTTTTAGCGAATATGAGTCATGAAATCCGTACCCCAATGAATGGGGTGATTGGGATGACACAACTGCTAGAAACTACCGAACTGACGGAAGAACAACAGGATTTTGTAAAAACTATTGCTGATAGTGGTGAAGCGCTTTTGGCAGTAATCAATGATATTCTCGACTTCTCGAAAATCGAATCAGGAATGCTCACCATTGAATCAAGGGACTTTGTGCTACAAGATTTGGTCAAATTAGTTTGTGATATCTTCCGTAATCAAGCGATCGCCAAGCAAATTGATCTCAAATACATCATTGCTCCTGATGTTCCCACCACTGTCATAGGCGATCGCGATCGTCTGCGTCAAATCCTCTTAAATCTGGTGGGAAATGCGATTAAATTTACGCTCCAAGGTCAGGTGGTCATTTCCGTAAATGGACGATTTGCAGAAGCCAATAAATTTGAACTCAAATTTGCGATCGCCGATACAGGTATTGGCATTAAAAGTGAGCGAATTGACCAGCTATTTCAGCCATTTACCCAAGTAGATGCTTCCATTAGTCGTCAGTATGGTGGTACTGGTCTGGGCTTAGCCATTAGTAAACGCCTTGTCGAGTTGATGGGTGGCACAATTTGGGTTGAGAGTTTACAGCATATTGGTGGTAATCCTCCCTATGATTGGCAGTCAGAACTCATAACTCAAGGCTCAACTTTCCATTTCACGCTCGAAGTTTTGACAAACTCAGATTTTAGTCAAACTCAGGAAACTTTGATTAGAAAAATTAGTAAGACCCTAATCGATAACACCATCTCTCAAAAATTTCCTTTACGCATTTTGCTGGCTGAAGATAATCTAGTTAATCAGATGGTGACTAGTTCATTACTTAAAAAACTTGGCTATCAGGTTCATATTGCTAATAATGGATTGGAAGCTGTAGAGGCAATCAAAAAACAGCCCTATGATTTAATCATCATGGATGTGCAGATGCCTGAAATGGATGGATTAATGGCAACTAGGTTAATTCGCGCATACTTAAGCAATCATGACAATGCTGAACGCACTGTAAATCCAGTAAAAATTGTGGCAATGACTGCGAATGCTATGCCCGAAGACCGCCAAGCTTGTCTAGAGGCGGGAATGGATGATTACATCAGTAAACCGATTAACTTGCAAGAAATCATTCGCATCGTGAGTTTTAATCAATGCTGA
- a CDS encoding ABC transporter permease, producing the protein MSSRLKALFYYITARLLLAPIMLWAIASVVFLLMRATPGDPIDAILGPRAPEEVKVALREQVGLTGSLFSQYWGYMQDLLHFNLGKSISTREQTVWQIIKNFFPATAELAIYALIVALVVGLTVGIIAALRPNTKWDVGGRLFGIITYSLPLFWVGMILQLVFSVQLGWLPIGTRFPASIDPPVKVFGLYTIDALLKSDWKNFWTSIQYLILPATSLGIVISGIFERIVRVNLRQTLQSDYVEAAKARGIKPSAILFNHALKNAMIPVITILGLTLASMLGGAVLTEVTFSWPGLANRLFEAIVGRDYPVVQGIVVFFAIIVTIASILVDIVNAWIDPRIRY; encoded by the coding sequence ATGTCTAGTCGCCTCAAAGCACTGTTCTACTACATTACGGCGCGATTACTGCTTGCACCGATTATGCTATGGGCGATCGCCTCAGTCGTGTTTCTGTTAATGCGGGCAACCCCTGGTGATCCCATCGATGCAATTTTAGGTCCCCGTGCTCCTGAAGAGGTCAAAGTTGCCTTGCGTGAGCAAGTAGGACTGACAGGTTCTCTCTTTTCACAATATTGGGGCTATATGCAGGATTTGCTGCATTTCAACCTTGGCAAATCGATCAGCACCCGTGAGCAAACCGTTTGGCAAATTATTAAAAACTTTTTCCCCGCAACCGCAGAATTGGCAATTTATGCCCTGATTGTGGCTTTAGTAGTTGGGCTGACCGTAGGCATTATTGCGGCTCTGCGCCCAAATACCAAATGGGATGTGGGTGGTAGGTTGTTTGGCATTATTACCTATTCCTTACCACTTTTTTGGGTCGGGATGATCCTGCAATTAGTGTTCTCGGTGCAACTGGGATGGTTGCCCATTGGCACAAGATTTCCTGCTAGCATCGATCCGCCTGTAAAGGTGTTTGGACTATATACAATTGATGCTTTGCTCAAATCTGATTGGAAAAACTTTTGGACAAGCATTCAATATCTGATCTTGCCAGCTACCAGTTTAGGGATTGTCATTAGTGGGATTTTTGAGCGAATTGTGCGCGTCAATTTGCGTCAAACCTTGCAGTCTGACTATGTGGAAGCAGCTAAGGCAAGAGGGATTAAACCAAGTGCGATTTTGTTTAACCATGCGCTAAAAAATGCCATGATTCCTGTAATTACCATCCTTGGATTGACCCTTGCTTCGATGCTTGGGGGTGCAGTGCTAACTGAAGTTACATTTTCTTGGCCGGGGTTAGCTAATCGTTTATTTGAAGCGATCGTTGGGCGTGACTATCCTGTAGTTCAAGGCATTGTCGTATTTTTCGCAATAATCGTCACGATCGCCAGTATTCTCGTAGATATTGTAAATGCTTGGATTGATCCGAGGATTCGTTATTAA
- a CDS encoding ATP-dependent 6-phosphofructokinase, producing the protein MTKPKRVGILTSGGDCGGLNAVIRAVVRRARDYDIEIYGIKGATQGLMNRPVEAELLDMKRVSGILRYGGTILGTVNKGNPFSYPMPDGTLVDRSEEVIDGYHKLGLDALIGIGGDGSLAILRRLAQQGNMNLVAVPKTIDNDLGATENSIGFNTAVSVAVEALDRLTYTAISHSRVMILEVMGRDAGHIAVSAGIAGGAHVVLIPEIPYDLDEVCDRLMNRALRGFPFSTMIVAEAVKTPTGEPVKYTNSLGQTLYGGIGQYLGDQISTRTGLESRVTILGHVQRGSTPSPLDRILGAAFGVAAVDLIAEKKYDRMVAWVNREVIDVPIADAIAKYSAVDVHGTLVRTAVGLGTYVGEIEQLL; encoded by the coding sequence ATGACAAAGCCTAAGCGTGTTGGTATTTTGACCAGTGGTGGAGACTGTGGTGGACTCAATGCTGTCATTCGGGCTGTTGTGCGCCGTGCTCGCGACTATGATATAGAAATTTATGGAATTAAAGGTGCAACTCAAGGATTGATGAATCGTCCAGTGGAAGCAGAATTGCTGGATATGAAACGGGTATCAGGGATTTTGCGCTATGGCGGGACGATTTTGGGAACGGTGAATAAAGGGAATCCCTTCTCCTATCCCATGCCTGATGGCACTTTAGTCGATCGCTCTGAGGAAGTGATTGATGGCTACCATAAACTGGGTCTAGATGCCCTAATTGGAATTGGTGGCGATGGCAGTTTAGCCATTTTGCGACGGCTAGCGCAGCAGGGCAATATGAATTTGGTCGCAGTTCCGAAAACCATTGATAACGATTTGGGGGCAACGGAGAATTCGATTGGCTTTAATACGGCAGTGAGTGTGGCTGTAGAAGCGCTCGATCGCCTAACTTATACCGCCATCAGCCATAGTCGCGTGATGATCTTAGAAGTGATGGGTCGTGATGCAGGACATATTGCAGTGAGTGCAGGGATTGCAGGGGGTGCTCATGTGGTATTGATTCCAGAGATTCCCTATGATTTGGATGAAGTATGTGATCGCTTAATGAATCGCGCTCTACGAGGGTTCCCGTTCAGTACGATGATCGTTGCCGAAGCTGTGAAAACGCCAACGGGCGAACCTGTGAAATATACTAATAGCCTTGGACAAACCCTCTATGGAGGCATTGGGCAATATTTAGGCGATCAGATCAGTACTCGCACAGGTTTAGAAAGCCGCGTCACGATTTTGGGTCATGTGCAGAGAGGAAGTACGCCATCACCACTCGATCGCATTCTGGGGGCAGCCTTTGGGGTGGCGGCTGTGGACTTGATTGCGGAGAAGAAATACGATCGCATGGTGGCATGGGTAAACCGCGAAGTGATCGATGTCCCCATTGCCGATGCGATCGCCAAATATAGCGCCGTTGATGTACATGGAACATTGGTTCGCACAGCAGTCGGTTTGGGAACTTATGTGGGTGAAATTGAACAACTTCTTTAA
- a CDS encoding AAA family ATPase — MNFEADLNLTLRARYPLIYIPSAEEERVEAVITNVAKSLGRSAFIWDFVDGYQSNPTDAGAGKRNPLQALEFVDKIPKGAVFVLRDFDRFLDDVAIARKLKNLARKLKSEAQNIIVLASQISIPDSLSEFFSILEFPLPNPSELKIEIEQIANSTNSGNDLQLNKQAIDDLVRASQGLSLERIRRVLAKAIAENGRLSPEDVELILEEKRQSIRQTQILEFYPSTTEISDIGGLDNLKEWLLRRGGAFSDRARKYGLPHPRGLLLAGIQGTGKSLTAKAISHHWHLPLLRLDVGRLFAGLVGESESRTRQMIQLAEALSPCVLWIDEIDKAFSGVEGRGDSGTTNRVFGTFLTWMAEKTSPVFVVATANNIRALPPELLRKGRFDEVFFVGLPNQEERSQIFAVHLGKYRPHNTRAYDIDRLAYETPDFSGAEIEQGIIEAMHIGFSQNRDFTTDDILEAASQIVPLAQTAQQEIQVLQEWAASGKARLASRQNVFR, encoded by the coding sequence ATGAATTTTGAAGCTGACTTAAATCTGACCCTCCGCGCCCGTTATCCCTTGATTTATATACCTTCAGCCGAAGAGGAACGGGTCGAAGCCGTGATTACCAATGTGGCAAAATCCCTCGGTCGTAGCGCGTTTATTTGGGATTTTGTCGATGGCTATCAGTCCAATCCCACCGATGCGGGTGCTGGTAAACGCAATCCCCTTCAAGCTTTAGAATTTGTGGATAAAATTCCTAAAGGTGCAGTGTTTGTGTTGCGAGATTTCGATCGCTTTCTCGATGATGTCGCGATCGCTCGTAAGCTCAAAAATCTTGCCCGTAAGCTCAAAAGCGAAGCGCAAAATATCATTGTGCTTGCCTCACAGATTAGTATTCCCGATAGCCTCAGTGAATTTTTCTCAATTCTTGAATTTCCACTTCCCAATCCTAGCGAACTGAAAATCGAAATTGAACAAATCGCCAATTCGACAAACTCAGGCAATGATCTGCAATTAAATAAACAGGCAATCGATGATTTAGTCCGTGCGAGCCAAGGTTTATCTCTAGAGCGCATCAGACGAGTATTAGCCAAAGCGATCGCTGAAAATGGTCGCCTCAGTCCTGAAGATGTCGAATTAATTCTCGAAGAAAAGCGTCAAAGTATTCGCCAAACGCAAATTCTAGAGTTCTATCCATCGACTACGGAAATAAGTGATATCGGTGGTTTGGATAATCTCAAAGAATGGTTATTAAGACGAGGTGGAGCCTTTAGCGATCGCGCTCGTAAGTATGGCTTGCCCCATCCCAGAGGCTTATTGCTAGCAGGAATTCAGGGTACTGGCAAATCCCTCACTGCGAAGGCAATTTCTCATCATTGGCATTTGCCCCTATTACGTCTCGATGTCGGTCGTCTATTTGCGGGATTAGTTGGCGAGAGTGAGTCCCGCACAAGGCAAATGATTCAGCTAGCGGAAGCTCTCTCTCCCTGCGTATTGTGGATTGATGAGATTGACAAGGCATTCTCAGGTGTGGAAGGTCGCGGCGATTCAGGAACGACCAATCGTGTTTTTGGAACCTTCTTAACTTGGATGGCGGAAAAGACTTCACCTGTGTTTGTGGTAGCGACTGCGAATAATATTCGCGCCTTGCCCCCTGAACTCTTGCGTAAAGGTCGATTCGATGAGGTATTCTTCGTGGGATTACCTAACCAAGAGGAGCGATCTCAGATTTTTGCTGTGCATCTAGGCAAATACCGTCCCCACAATACTCGCGCCTACGACATCGATCGCCTCGCCTATGAAACGCCCGATTTTTCAGGTGCAGAAATCGAACAGGGGATCATCGAAGCGATGCATATCGGCTTCAGCCAAAATCGTGACTTCACCACCGATGACATCCTCGAAGCGGCTAGTCAAATTGTGCCATTAGCACAAACGGCTCAACAGGAAATTCAAGTTCTCCAAGAATGGGCAGCATCAGGTAAGGCAAGATTAGCTTCACGCCAAAATGTATTTAGATAG
- the speA gene encoding biosynthetic arginine decarboxylase encodes MLQEIQLPVVADAKKWTIQDSETLYRINGWGEPYFSINEAGHVTVSPKGDRGGCIDLFELVNDLKQRGLRSPILVRFSDILADRIERLNSTFAKAIARYNYNGVYRGVFPVKVNQQRQLVEEIAKYGKPFQFGLEAGSKPELLIALATLRTPGSLLICNGYKDAEYIETALLARKLGQNTIIVIEQLEEVEMIIRAATKLGIAPVVGVRAKLSTKGLGHWEDSTGDRAKFGLRMWEILETVEQLEAANMLDSLKLLHFHIGSQISNISAIKDALREAGQIYVQLTTLGAPMGHLDVGGGLGVDYDGSKTNFYASKNYSMQNYAYDIVAAIKDACTEKGIPVPTLTSESGRAIASHQSVLIFDVVGISGTPSQTIEPLKEDEHLIVRNLFEALENINESNYQEIYHDAVQFNQEAISLFAFGYLSLKQRARVERLFWECCDRIRKVTRKLNYVPDDLEDLERSMALTYYCNFSVFQSAPDSWAIDQLFPIMPIHRLNEEPTCRGTIADLTCDSDGKIDRFIDLRDVKSVLELHPFIPEEPYFLALFLGGAYQEILGDLHNLFGDTDAVHIHATPTGYKVEHVIKGDSMTEVLEYVQYNRDAMLENIRQETERALQEKQITLNEARLFLQKYEHCLNGYTYLS; translated from the coding sequence ATGTTGCAAGAGATTCAGTTACCTGTCGTTGCCGATGCGAAAAAGTGGACTATTCAAGATAGTGAGACCCTTTATCGCATCAATGGCTGGGGTGAACCTTATTTTAGTATTAACGAGGCTGGTCACGTAACTGTCTCTCCCAAAGGCGATCGCGGTGGCTGTATTGACCTGTTTGAACTGGTGAATGATCTCAAGCAGAGGGGATTGCGATCGCCGATTCTAGTCAGATTTTCAGATATTCTCGCCGATCGCATTGAGCGCTTAAACTCCACCTTTGCTAAGGCGATCGCCCGTTATAACTACAATGGCGTTTATCGTGGTGTTTTTCCTGTCAAAGTCAATCAGCAACGACAACTGGTAGAAGAAATTGCTAAATATGGGAAACCCTTCCAATTTGGTTTGGAAGCAGGTTCTAAACCCGAATTACTGATTGCCCTTGCCACCCTCCGCACCCCCGGTTCACTGCTGATTTGTAATGGTTACAAGGATGCAGAATATATTGAGACGGCTCTATTAGCGCGAAAACTGGGACAAAATACGATCATTGTGATCGAGCAGCTAGAAGAAGTAGAGATGATCATCCGTGCTGCTACGAAATTAGGCATTGCGCCTGTGGTCGGTGTCCGTGCCAAACTCAGCACCAAAGGGCTAGGACATTGGGAAGACTCAACAGGCGATCGCGCTAAGTTTGGTTTGCGGATGTGGGAAATCCTCGAAACCGTCGAACAGTTGGAAGCCGCAAATATGCTAGATTCCCTCAAATTACTGCACTTCCACATTGGTTCGCAAATCAGTAATATCAGCGCGATTAAAGACGCATTGCGGGAAGCAGGACAAATCTATGTGCAACTGACGACCCTAGGCGCACCGATGGGACATCTCGATGTCGGTGGTGGTTTGGGCGTAGATTACGACGGTTCTAAAACCAATTTCTACGCTTCCAAAAACTACAGTATGCAGAACTATGCTTACGATATTGTTGCAGCGATTAAAGATGCTTGTACCGAAAAGGGAATTCCTGTCCCCACCTTAACGAGCGAAAGCGGTCGGGCGATCGCTTCTCATCAATCGGTCTTAATCTTTGACGTAGTGGGCATTAGTGGCACACCCTCTCAAACGATTGAGCCATTAAAAGAAGATGAGCATCTCATTGTCCGCAATCTCTTTGAAGCTTTGGAAAATATCAATGAGAGCAACTATCAAGAGATTTATCACGATGCGGTGCAGTTCAATCAAGAAGCGATTAGCCTATTTGCTTTTGGCTATCTCAGCCTAAAACAAAGGGCAAGAGTTGAGCGACTTTTCTGGGAATGTTGCGATCGCATTCGGAAGGTGACGCGCAAATTAAACTATGTGCCTGACGATCTCGAAGACTTGGAACGCTCGATGGCACTGACTTACTATTGCAATTTTTCCGTTTTTCAGTCTGCTCCCGATAGTTGGGCGATCGACCAACTCTTCCCGATCATGCCCATCCATCGCCTCAATGAAGAACCTACCTGTCGCGGAACGATCGCCGATCTCACCTGTGACAGTGATGGCAAAATTGATCGCTTTATCGATCTGCGTGATGTAAAATCCGTTCTCGAATTGCATCCCTTTATCCCCGAAGAACCTTACTTCTTAGCCCTATTCCTTGGCGGAGCCTATCAAGAAATCCTTGGCGATTTACATAATCTCTTTGGTGATACCGATGCGGTGCATATTCACGCAACGCCTACAGGGTATAAGGTTGAGCATGTGATCAAGGGTGATTCCATGACCGAAGTTCTCGAATATGTGCAGTACAATCGTGATGCGATGCTAGAGAATATTCGCCAAGAAACGGAACGTGCTCTCCAAGAGAAGCAAATTACATTGAATGAAGCAAGGCTATTTTTACAAAAATATGAGCATTGCTTAAACGGATATACATATCTCAGTTAA
- a CDS encoding resolvase: MSLPFSASDLKSDSTYELMDVEAIQRALGRSRASVYRYANTDPNQNELNLPYDPQKLNPELRQSDREPLLFHPTEVSRFARDVLKMKQVTIQVQEPTQNETNRLLREILQELKTLNQAMSSHRDS, translated from the coding sequence ATGAGTCTTCCATTTTCTGCATCTGATCTAAAATCTGATAGTACCTATGAACTAATGGATGTGGAAGCAATCCAAAGGGCATTGGGGCGATCGCGGGCTTCGGTATATCGCTATGCGAATACTGACCCCAACCAAAATGAGCTAAATCTACCCTATGATCCTCAAAAGCTTAATCCAGAATTACGTCAAAGTGATCGCGAACCCTTGTTATTTCACCCTACCGAAGTTTCCAGATTTGCAAGAGATGTCTTGAAAATGAAGCAGGTAACGATTCAGGTACAAGAGCCAACTCAAAATGAGACTAATCGGCTTCTGCGAGAAATTTTGCAAGAATTAAAAACACTCAATCAAGCGATGAGTTCTCATCGCGATTCATAA
- a CDS encoding Hpt domain-containing protein, whose product MNQKSNLPINLDQLHQISEGDIEFEIEVLQVYVEDVLQRIEIIRQAIANNDHTQIMKEAHHVKGSSSNVGALQMRDLAVQLEDLNLDQELAKAPNILEDMLVKMQAVEDFIAEKSANLPS is encoded by the coding sequence ATGAATCAGAAATCAAACCTTCCTATAAATTTAGATCAACTTCACCAAATATCAGAGGGAGATATAGAGTTTGAGATTGAGGTTTTGCAAGTCTATGTGGAAGATGTTCTCCAAAGAATAGAAATAATTCGTCAAGCGATCGCCAATAACGATCATACTCAAATCATGAAAGAAGCCCATCATGTCAAGGGTTCTAGTAGTAATGTGGGTGCTTTGCAAATGCGTGATTTGGCGGTACAACTCGAAGATTTGAATCTAGATCAAGAGCTAGCAAAAGCACCAAATATCCTTGAGGATATGCTAGTGAAGATGCAGGCAGTTGAGGATTTTATTGCGGAAAAGTCTGCCAACCTCCCATCTTGA